In Solanum stenotomum isolate F172 chromosome 6, ASM1918654v1, whole genome shotgun sequence, one DNA window encodes the following:
- the LOC125866774 gene encoding uncharacterized protein LOC125866774, with amino-acid sequence MQNELSISVDSHLAMLRLSSAADATTGKFSGDQSPLQQCHSYRSVKKIPHFSPEISTTTIAAAIETPATSCKKTTLYGGATTTTKGKRHSNCRFSSSLEEPFPKRTATVLPPISTAADGGAVVAADTYNNNNSNHFQGFIKIPLQNNQESPVTPSPSPSPAKPPLAPPFPRPLYRTTSDPTGKSPKPPSHRTLTRTSSWSPNELNFNNGESPTTMKSPTHSAVARTASWSPNVQELGGSVNNGESPTTMRLKRMKDGMREMRQWCDLMIQEEEETFHEENKIVKDDETDSGGGEALCEEAVWVERMGNCLILHFKCPCGKGYQILLCGNNCYYKLTNF; translated from the exons ATGCAAAACGAACTTTCAATTTCTGTTGATTCTCACTTAGCCATGCTCCGCCTCAGTTCCGCCGCTGACGCCACTACCGGAAAATTCTCCGGCGACCAATCTCCTCTTCAGCAATGCCATTCTTATCGTTCCGTCAAGAAAATCCCACATTTCTCACCTGAAATTTCCACCACCACCATCGCCGCCGCCATTGAGACACCTGCCACGTCATGTAAGAAAACTACCCTTTACGGCGGCGCCACCACCACTACCAAGGGAAAGAGACACTCAAACTGTcgtttctcttcttctctggAAGAGCCCTTTCCAAAAAGAACTGCCACCGTTCTACCACCCATTTCCACGGCCGCAGACGGCGGCGCCGTCGTTGCCGCCGACacctacaacaacaataacagtAACCATTTCCAAGGTTTCATCAAAATCCCACTTCAAAATAACCAAGAATCTCCGGTGACTCCATCGCCTTCACCATCTCCGGCGAAACCACCATTAGCGCCGCCATTTCCTCGACCCCTTTATCGGACTACCTCAGATCCCACTGGAAAATCCCCTAAACCCCCATCTCACCGTACCCTCACAAGAACATCTAGCTGGTCACCAAATGAGCTCAATTTCAACAATGGAGAATCTCCTACTACAATG AAATCCCCAACTCACTCTGCTGTTGCAAGAACAGCTAGCTGGTCACCAAATGTTCAAGAATTAGGTGGTTCAGTTAACAATGGAGAATCTCCTACTACAATG AGGTTGAAGAGAATGAAAGATGGAATGAGAGAAATGAGACAATGGTGTGACCTTAtgattcaagaagaagaagaaactttCCATGAAGAAAACAAGATTGTAAAG GATGATGAGACAGATAGTGGTGGAGGAGAAGCATTGTGTGAGGAGGCTGTATGGGTGGAAAGAATGGGGAACTGTCTGATTCTTCATTTCAAGTGTCCTTGTGGTAAAGGATATCAGATTCTGCTATGTGGAAATAACTGCTACTATAAACTCACCAATTTCTGA
- the LOC125869100 gene encoding piriformospora indica-insensitive protein 2-like, with the protein MKGFKNSRLCVLVIFYLLHFGVWCNGDAENMGAQMEKNEINSLYSTIQGFVGKWWNGSDLYPDPCGWTPIQGVSCDLFDGFWYVTDLNIGPIHDNSLSCASNVEFSSNLFTLKHLKSLSFFNCFVSPRHHPTSIPTERWEFLASSLESLKFRSNPGLIGQIPSTFGRLIKLQSLVLVENGLSGEVPQNLGNLVNLKRLVLAGNKLNGEIPDTFGRFTQLLICDLSRNKLSGVLPKPLFGGLISLLKLDLSYNNLQGKIPEEISQMKNLTLLDLSNNKLSSGLPKSIQEMTCLEELVLSNNPMGGFLDILDWYNMIKLTTLDLSNMNLTGEIPKSIVELKKLRFLGLNDNKLIGKIPKNLEHLPNVSAIYLYGNNLTGELQFSQWFYRKMGRRFGAWGNQNLCYSFGLVSSDVPFGVKQCQQELKFVIDVEMNSSFVDFQSSMGYLNDCGIWRCFVVELFMVILLLLK; encoded by the exons ATGAAGGGTTTCAAGAATTCAAGATTGTGTGTGTTAGTTATCTTTTATCTCCTCCATTTTGGTGTCTGGTGCAATGGTGATGCTGAAAACATGGGAGCTCAAATGGAGAAAAATGAGATAAATTCACTTTACTCAACCATTCAAGGCTTTGTTGGTAAATGGTGGAATGGTTCAGATCTTTATCCAGATCCTTGTGGTTGGACTCCAATACAG GGTGTATCTTGTGACCTGTTTGATGGTTTTTGGTATGTTACTGACTTAAACATTGGACCTATACATGATAATTCTCTAAGTTGTGCATCAAATGTGGAATTCAGCTCCAATCTATTCACATTAAAGCACCTAAAATCtctctcatttttcaattgTTTCGTGTCGCCTCGCCATCATCCAACTTCAATCCCAACAGAGAGGTGGGAGTTTCTTGCTAGTAGTTTGGAGTCACTCAAGTTTCGATCAAATCCCGGTCTCATTGGCCAAATCCCAAGTACATTTGGTAGGCTCATAAAGCTCCAATCTTTAGTACTAGTAGAAAATGGACTCTCTGGTGAAGTGCCACAAAATCTTGGGAATTTAGTGAACTTGAAAAGATTAGTTCTTGCTGGAAACAAACTCAACGGCGAAATCCCGGATACTTTTGGAAGGTTCACTCAACTTTTGATATGTGATTTAAGCAGAAACAAACTATCTGGTGTCTTGCCTAAACCATTATTTGGAGGGTTGATCTCACTTTTGAAACTTGATTTGAGTTACAACAACTTACAAGGCAAAATCCCAGAAGAGATCTCACAAATGAAGAATTTAACACTTTTAGACCTTAGTAACAACAAGTTATCAAGTGGATTACCTAAGTCAATTCAAGAAATGACATGTTTGGAGGAGTTAGTCTTGTCAAACAACCCAATGGGTGGATTCTTGGATATTCTTGATTGGTATAACATGATAAAGTTAACAACTTTGGATTTGTCAAACATGAATTTGACAGGTGAGATACCTAAGTCTATAGTAGAGTTAAAAAAGTTAAGATTTTTGGGACTTAATGACAATAAACTCATTGGTAAAATCCCAAAAAATCTTGAACATTTGCCTAATGTAAGTGCTATTTACCTATATGGTAACAATCTGACAGGTGAACTTCAATTCTCTCAATGGTTTTATAGGAAAATGGGAAGGAGATTTGGGGCATGGGGGAATCAAAATTTATGTTACTCTTTTGGTTTGGTGTCAAGTGATGTTCCATTTGGGGTAAAACAATGTCAACAAGAACTCAAGTTTGTTATTGATGTTGAGATGAACTCAAGTTTTGTGGATTTTCAATCTTCAATGGGATATTTGAATGATTGTGGGATTTGGAGATGTTTTGTAGTTGAACTATTTATGGTTATTCTACTATTGTTGAAATGA
- the LOC125868903 gene encoding clavaminate synthase-like protein At3g21360 codes for MEYNCKDFKVGKCEGEKIVDGEIMPLVLNPIEPNNKNDINSLLEYLENNKDWFDNMITKNSAVLLRGFDVKNAQNFNDIVEVFGWEDIRYVGPAPRTHIYKRVWTANEGPLSEFIYYHHEMVLIKEFPKKVILYCEIPPPEGGETPFVPSFRVTERMIEEFPEVVEEIEKKGLKYTFSAPSKNDQGSMRGRGWEDAFGTSDPIEAEKRAKALGMEMEWLPNGGVKTILGPRCLTKVFDGRKGRRMWFNTLVGMYGKDISSAMMFDGTEIPQNIVKRCEEIIEEESIQFKWQKGDVLFLDNLATLHGRRPSLPPRKVLVATCK; via the exons atggaatacaATTGCAAGGATTTTAAAGTGGGAAAATGTGAAGGAGAAAAAATTGTTGATGGTGAAATTATGCCATTAGTTCTAAATCCTATTGAACCAAATAACAAGAATGATATCAATTCATTACTTGAATATTTGGAAAATAATAAGGATTGGTTTGATAATATGATTACAAAAAATAGTGCTGTTCTATTAAGAGGATTTGATGTGAAAAATGCACAAAATTTTAATGATATTGTTGAAGTATTTGGTTGGGAAGATATTAGATATGTTGGACCAGCACCAAGAACACATATTTACAAGAGAGTTTGGACTGCTAATGAAGGACCCCTTTCtgaatttatatattatcatcATGAAATGGTCCTT ATAAAGGAATTTCCAAAGAAAGTGATATTGTATTGTGAAATACCACCACCAGAAGGAGGGGAAACACCATTTGTTCCAAGTTTTAGAGTAACAGAAAGAATGATAGAGGAATTCCCAGAAGTTGttgaagaaattgagaaaaaaggaCTTAAATACACATTTAGTGCTCCAAGTAAGAATGATCAAGGTTCAATGAGAGGTAGAGGATGGGAGGATGCTTTTGGTACTTCTGATCCTATTGAAGCTGAAAAAAG GGCAAAAGCACTTGGAATGGAAATGGAGTGGCTACCAAATGGTGGTGTAAAGACAATCTTAGGACCAAGATGTTTAACAAAAGTGTTTGAtggaagaaaaggaagaagaatgtgGTTCAACACATTGGTTGGAATGTATGGCAAAGACATAAGCTCAGCCATGATGTTTGATGGAACAGAAATACCACAAAACATAGTAAAAAGATGTgaagaaataattgaagaagaaagcatACAATTCAAATGGCAAAAGGGTGATGTTCTTTTCCTTGATAATTTGGCTACACTTCATGGTAGAAGGCCTTCTCTTCCACCTAGGAAGgtccttgttgctacttgcaaGTAA
- the LOC125867490 gene encoding probable transmembrane ascorbate ferrireductase 4: MAAAHSFSPFSLLVFARLSASIVAFLVLTWALYFKTSFYPHSSSPQEEDLIYAVLHPLLMVIGFILISGEAILVHRWLPGSRNLKKSVHLCLQGLALACGIFGIWTKFHSRDGIVANFYSLHSWMGIICVSLFGAQWLMGFLSFWHRGEVRMTRIRILPWHVFLGLYTYGLAVATAETGLLEKLTFLQTNGAVQKRCTESMIVNGMGLSLALLSGMVIFAAVLPKHQTPHSKSVYSSNKLHS, from the exons ATGGCTGCTGCACACTCATTTTCACCATTTTCACTACTTGTCTTTGCAAGACTTTCAGCTTCCATTGTTGCTTTTCTTGTTCTTACTTGGGCTCTTTACTTTAAAACTAGCTTTTACCctcattcttcttctcctcAGGAAGAAGACCTTATTTATGCT gtGCTTCATCCATTATTGATGGTGATTGGGTTCATTCTTATAAGTGGAGAAG CCATTTTAGTACATAGATGGTTGCCAGGTtcaagaaatttgaagaaatcAGTGCATTTGTGTCTGCAAGGACTGGCTTTGGCTTGTGGGATTTTTGGGATATGGACAAAATTTCATAGCAGAGATGGGATTGTGGCTAATTTCTATAGTTTGCATTCTTGGATGGGTATCATTTGTGTTTCCCTATTTGGAGCTCAG TGGCTGATGGGCTTCTTAAGCTTTTGGCACAGAGGAGAAGTCCGAATGACAAGAATACGTATTCTCCCATGGCATGTATTCCTCGGTCTTTACACATATGGCTTGGCAGTGGCAACAGCAGAAACAGGACTTCTCGAGAAGTTAACCTTCTTGCAAACTAACGGAGCTGTACAGAAACGTTGCACAGAGTCCATGATCGTAAATGGTATGGGACTCAGTTTAGCTCTCCTCAGTGGCATGGTGATATTTGCTGCTGTGTTACCAAAGCATCAAACACCACATTCGAAGAGTGTTTACTCTAGTAATAAGCTACATTCTTAA
- the LOC125866773 gene encoding protein decapping 5: protein MAAESSSARSSGSSADSYIGSLISLTSKSEIRYEGILYNINTDESSIGLRNVRSFGTEGRKKDGPQVPPSDKTYEYILFRGSDIKDLQVKSSPPLQPTPPINNDPAIIQSHYPRPPTTSASLPAAVGGSLTDLSSHSAQPGHPGSTFQSGLPLYQPGGNMGSWGPSPPPPNAGAGGLAMPMYWQGFYGAPNGLPQMQQQSLLRPPPGLAMPPSMPQMQFSGFNSSLPTGGSSLQAPNFPEYPSSLMPTTTSLTSSSLPAATLPSTVPSLQPVVPVTETISSAISKKASVSAIPTSTLSASLPSLPPLSTSPDVNPVVLPVSNKPNPVPSPALSQSVSTIVETPTPSLITPGQLLQSGPIDVPSTQSMQTSQRDVEVVLPTSSSEPPAPAKTEAQPPILPLPSQTRVQKTNGAPYQPCYVNYRGRGGRGMGVSRPVTKFEEDFDFMAMNEKFKKDEVWGHLGKSNREGDGNGSDEDFSYNEYEDDLPKIDVQPVYNKDDFFDSLSSNALDHDSNHGRTRFSEQRKIDVETFGDFSRYRGGRGGRGPGRGGRSRGSYYGRGGGGGGYGYGYGNGNGNGNGNGYGYGYGGGRGRGRGVPSRTL from the exons ATGGCGGCGGAGAGTTCATCGGCCAGATCTAGTGGATCGTCGGCGGATTCGTATATCGGTAGTTTGATTAGCTTGACTTCGAAGAGTGAGATCCGGTATGAAGGCATTCTCTATAACATCAACACTGATGAGTCCAGTATCGGTCTACGCAATG TAAGATCATTTGGAACAGAGGGAAGAAAAAAGGATGGGCCTCAAGTACCTCCAAGTGACAAGACTTATGAATACATTCTTTTTCGTGGAAGTGATATCAAG GATTTACAAGTTAAGTCTTCGCCACCTCTTCAACCTACACCACCTATAAATAACGACCCAGCTATTATACAG TCTCACTATCCTCGACCACCTACCACATCGGCAAGTTTACCTGCTGCTGTTGGTGGATCTTTGACTGATCTAAGTTCCCATTCTGCACAGCCGGGACATCCTGGCTCAACATTCCAAAGTGGCCTGCCTTTGTATCAACCTGGAGGTAATATGGGATCTTGGGGTCCATCTCCTCCTCCTCCAAATGCCGGTGCTGGTGGACTTGCTATGCCAATGTATTGGCAAGGTTTTTATGGTGCACCCAATGGATTACCACAAATGCAGCAACAATCTTTGCTTCGTCCTCCTCCTGGACTTGCCATGCCTCCTTCCATGCCGCAGATGCAGTTTTCTGGTTTCAATTCGTCTTTGCCAACTGGAGGATCAAGCCTACAGGCGCCAAACTTCCCAGAATACCCTTCTTCATTGATGCCAACAACTACCAGTTTAACCTCTAGTTCTTTACCTGCTGCTACTTTGCCTTCAACTGTGCCATCGCTGCAACCTGTGGTACCTGTGACTGAAACAATATCCAGCGCAATTTCAAAGAAGGCTTCTGTTTCTGCTATCCCCACTTCGACATTAAGTGCTAGTTTACCGTCTTTGCCTCCTTTGTCAACAAGTCCTGATGTAAATCCCGTTGTTCTGCCAGTATCTAATAAACCTAATCCAGTACCTAGCCCAGCTTTGTCTCAATCGGTATCTACTATTGTGGAGACACCCACACCGTCGCTGATAACTCCAGGGCAGCTGCTGCAATCTGGACCAATTGATGTTCCATCAACTCAATCTATGCAGACATCTCAAAGAGATGTAGAAGTGGTATTGCCTACATCATCTTCAGAACCTCCAGCCCCTGCTAAAACAGAAGCTCAGCCACCAATATTACCATTACCATCCCAGACTCGTGTGCAGAAG aCAAATGGAGCTCCATATCAGCCGTGTTATGTCAACTACAGAGGGCGTGGTGGAAGAGGAATGGGG GTTTCTAGACCAGTAACAAAGTTCGAAGAAGATTTTGATTTTATGGCCATGaatgagaagttcaagaaagATGAAGTATGGGGTCATCTTGGCAAAAGTAACAGAGAAGGAGATGGAAATGGCAGTGATGAGGATTTCTCTTACAACGAATATGAGGATGATCTTCCTAAGATTGATGTCCAG CCTGTTTACAATAAGGACGACTTTTTCGACTCTTTGTCAAGTAATGCACTTGACCATGACTCAAATCATGGAAGGACCAGGTTCTCCGAGCAAAGGAAGATAGATGTTGAG ACATTCGGAGATTTCTCAAGATACAGGGGCGGCCGGGGTGGTCGTGGTCCTGGACGTGGTGGACGTTCTCGAGGTTCATATTATGGAagaggtggaggtggaggtggatATGGATATGGATATGGAAATGGAAATGGAAACGGGAATGGAAATGGATATGGTTATGGTTATGGTGGTGGTAGGGGAAGAGGCCGTGGTGTGCCATCCCGTACTTTGTAA